One segment of Fusobacterium massiliense DNA contains the following:
- the smpB gene encoding SsrA-binding protein SmpB, producing MIIANNKKAFFDYFIEDRYEAGIELKGSEVKSIKAGKVSIKESFVRIINDEIYIMGMSVVPWEFGSVYNPEERRVRKLLLHKKEIKKIHEKVKIKGYTIVPIDVHLSKGYVKIQIAIAKGKKNYDKRESIAKKDQERNIKREFKTNNR from the coding sequence ATGATAATTGCAAACAATAAAAAAGCTTTTTTTGATTATTTCATAGAAGATAGATATGAAGCTGGAATAGAACTTAAAGGTAGTGAAGTAAAATCTATAAAAGCTGGAAAAGTTAGTATTAAAGAATCTTTTGTGAGAATAATAAATGATGAAATTTATATAATGGGAATGTCGGTTGTTCCATGGGAGTTTGGAAGTGTTTATAATCCAGAAGAAAGAAGAGTTAGAAAGTTATTGTTACATAAAAAAGAAATAAAAAAAATACATGAAAAGGTAAAAATTAAAGGTTATACAATAGTACCTATAGATGTTCATTTATCAAAAGGCTATGTGAAAATTCAAATTGCCATAGCAAAAGGAAAGAAAAATTATGACAAGAGGGAAAGTATAGCTAAGAAAGATCAAGAAAGAAATATAAAAAGAGAATTTAAAACTAATAATAGATAA
- the rnr gene encoding ribonuclease R, translating into MNIEKDLLKIKKILKDVKCLSFRQVSSLLDWSPKKRKDNNIIIMSWVEQGDLALDKNNKLVLPDDTKFIKGIFRIIKNKFAFVDEIDSEDKKGIFIPKEYFATALDGDTVLVEILKDKTSDRGAEGRVLKIIERRKNIAVGILDMNKNFSFVIPTNSLGKDIYIPKSKLGNAKDRDLVAVEITFWGDESRKPEGKVIKCLGSANDSDNMIEALIFREGLSETFSDEAMNEVKTIINNEKITYKNRKDLTKLSIITIDGADAKDLDDAVYVEKLENSNYRLIVSIADVSHYVKKDSALDIEARERGNSVYLVDRVLQMFPKEISNGICSLNEKEEKLTFSCDMEIDKNGNVVNYEVYKSVIKSVHRMTYSDVNKILNDDQELKNKYIDIYDMLKEMLELSKILREKKYVRGSIDFELPEIKVILDENKKVMKVDLIERGEAEKIIEDFMIAANESVAERTYWMELASVYRTHEKPNREKIYRLNEILAKFGYKIPNIDNVHPKQFQEIIEKSRNKDVSMLVHKMILTSLKQAKYTVEDIGHFGLSSSHYTHFTSPIRRYADLLVHRVLFSSIDESVKTLKASLLEEIANHISKTERIAMRAEDESVKIKLVEYMRAKVGSVFEVMVTGFSQRKVFFETEEHIECSWDVTTAKHFYEFDEEHYCMFDRDDKEIVFNLGDKLEVLLEKVDMFNLEIVVSPISL; encoded by the coding sequence ATAAATATAGAAAAAGATCTTTTAAAAATAAAAAAAATTTTAAAAGATGTAAAATGTTTATCTTTTAGACAAGTATCAAGTCTTTTAGATTGGTCTCCTAAAAAGAGAAAAGATAACAATATAATTATAATGTCTTGGGTTGAACAAGGAGATTTAGCCTTAGATAAAAATAATAAACTTGTTTTGCCAGATGATACAAAGTTTATTAAAGGAATATTTAGAATAATAAAAAATAAATTTGCTTTTGTAGATGAAATAGATAGTGAAGATAAAAAGGGAATATTTATTCCCAAAGAATATTTTGCTACAGCTCTTGATGGAGATACCGTACTTGTTGAAATATTAAAAGATAAAACAAGTGATAGAGGAGCAGAAGGAAGAGTTTTAAAAATAATAGAAAGAAGAAAAAATATTGCTGTAGGAATATTAGATATGAATAAAAACTTTTCTTTTGTTATACCGACAAACTCTTTAGGAAAAGATATCTATATTCCAAAATCAAAATTAGGAAATGCTAAGGATAGAGATTTAGTAGCAGTAGAAATAACTTTTTGGGGAGATGAAAGTAGAAAGCCGGAAGGAAAAGTTATAAAATGTTTGGGCTCAGCCAATGACAGTGATAATATGATAGAAGCATTAATCTTTAGAGAAGGTTTAAGTGAAACTTTTTCAGATGAAGCTATGAATGAAGTTAAGACTATAATTAATAATGAAAAGATAACTTATAAAAACAGAAAAGATTTAACTAAGCTATCAATTATAACAATAGATGGAGCAGATGCAAAAGATTTGGACGACGCTGTTTATGTTGAAAAGTTGGAAAATTCGAACTATCGACTAATTGTGTCTATTGCTGATGTATCTCACTATGTAAAAAAAGATTCGGCTCTTGATATAGAAGCAAGAGAAAGAGGAAACTCAGTTTATTTGGTAGACAGAGTATTGCAAATGTTTCCAAAAGAAATATCAAACGGTATTTGTTCTTTAAATGAAAAAGAAGAAAAACTAACTTTTTCTTGTGATATGGAAATAGATAAAAATGGGAATGTTGTAAATTATGAGGTCTATAAGTCGGTAATTAAATCTGTTCACAGAATGACTTATTCTGATGTCAATAAAATATTGAATGATGACCAAGAATTAAAAAATAAATATATAGATATTTACGATATGTTAAAAGAAATGCTTGAATTATCAAAAATATTAAGGGAAAAGAAATATGTAAGAGGAAGCATAGATTTTGAATTGCCGGAAATAAAAGTTATACTTGATGAAAATAAAAAAGTTATGAAAGTAGATCTAATAGAAAGAGGAGAAGCAGAAAAGATAATAGAAGATTTTATGATAGCTGCAAACGAGAGTGTAGCTGAAAGAACCTATTGGATGGAACTTGCTTCTGTATACAGAACTCATGAAAAACCAAACAGAGAAAAAATATATAGATTAAATGAAATATTGGCAAAGTTTGGATATAAAATTCCAAATATAGATAATGTCCATCCTAAACAATTTCAAGAAATTATTGAAAAATCAAGAAATAAAGATGTTAGTATGCTAGTTCATAAAATGATTTTGACCTCTTTAAAACAAGCAAAATATACAGTAGAAGATATAGGACATTTTGGGCTATCTTCATCACATTACACTCACTTTACATCACCAATTAGGAGATATGCTGATTTGTTAGTTCATAGGGTCTTATTTTCTAGTATAGATGAAAGCGTGAAAACTTTAAAAGCTTCACTTTTAGAAGAGATAGCTAATCATATATCGAAAACAGAAAGAATTGCTATGAGAGCCGAAGATGAAAGTGTAAAAATAAAATTAGTTGAATATATGAGAGCTAAAGTTGGATCTGTATTCGAAGTTATGGTTACAGGCTTTAGTCAAAGAAAAGTTTTTTTTGAAACAGAAGAACATATTGAATGTAGTTGGGATGTAACAACGGCAAAACATTTTTATGAATTTGATGAAGAACATTACTGTATGTTTGATAGAGATGATAAAGAAATTGTATTTAATTTAGGAGATAAATTAGAAGTTCTTCTTGAAAAAGTTGACATGTTTAATTTAGAAATAGTTGTTAGTCCGATATCACTTTAA
- the yqeK gene encoding bis(5'-nucleosyl)-tetraphosphatase (symmetrical) YqeK encodes MKYDFKSLEKVVKEKVSLKRFKHIMGVVEMATRLAKLNNADIEKCQIGSLLHDIAKEMDIDWMKKVCRENYMNDLTEEDLENNEILHGFAGAYWVENNLGIKDTDILNAIKYHTIGCEKMNLVSKIVYISDAIELGRNYPDVVEIREETYRNLDKGILLEIEKNEKFLKSIGKKQHINTVKMKNEILKEA; translated from the coding sequence ATGAAATACGATTTTAAAAGTTTAGAAAAAGTTGTAAAAGAAAAAGTTAGTCTAAAAAGATTTAAACATATAATGGGTGTTGTTGAAATGGCAACAAGACTTGCAAAATTAAATAATGCGGATATTGAAAAATGTCAAATAGGTTCTCTTTTACATGACATTGCAAAAGAAATGGATATAGATTGGATGAAAAAAGTTTGTAGAGAAAATTATATGAATGATTTGACAGAAGAAGATTTAGAAAATAATGAAATTTTACATGGTTTTGCTGGAGCTTATTGGGTAGAAAATAATTTGGGAATAAAAGATACAGATATATTAAATGCAATTAAATATCATACTATTGGTTGTGAAAAAATGAATTTAGTATCAAAAATTGTATATATTTCAGATGCAATAGAACTTGGAAGAAATTATCCAGATGTTGTTGAAATTAGAGAGGAAACTTATAGAAATTTAGATAAAGGAATACTTCTAGAAATAGAAAAAAACGAAAAATTTTTAAAAAGTATTGGTAAAAAACAACATATCAATACAGTAAAAATGAAAAATGAAATTTTAAAGGAGGCATGA
- a CDS encoding ABC-F family ATP-binding cassette domain-containing protein: MIATANLGMRFSGRKLFEDVNLKFTPGNCYGVIGANGAGKSTFVKILSGELEATEGEVIFEKTKRMSVLKQDHFQYEEEEVLNVVLMGNKKLWDIMVEKNAIYAKEDFTDEDGMRASELEGEFAELNGWEAETEAETLLMGLKIGAELHHKLMKELTEPEKVKVLLAQALFGEPDVLLLDEPTNGLDVKAIAWLENFIMGLENSTVIVVSHDRHFLNKVCTHITDIDYGKIKMYVGNYDFWYESNELMKTLINNKNKKLEQKRQELQEFIARFSANASKSKQATSRKKQLEKLQLEDMQMSNRKYPFVEFKSDREAGNNMLKVENLTKTIDGVKVLDNVSFTIETGDKVVFLAKNDLVKTTLLSILSGEIEPDSGSYTWGVTTSQAYMPRDNSQYFNNSNLNLIDWLRPYSPDEHEAFIRGFLGRMLFSGDETLKKVSVLSGGEKVRCMLSKLMLSGANVLLFDNPSDHLDLESITSLNKALIKFNGTILFGAHDHEFIQTVANRIIEITPKGVVDKMMTYDEYLEDENIQARLEEMYN, from the coding sequence ATGATAGCAACTGCTAATCTTGGAATGAGATTTTCAGGTAGAAAATTATTTGAAGATGTAAATTTAAAATTTACTCCTGGAAACTGCTATGGAGTTATAGGAGCTAACGGAGCTGGAAAGTCAACATTTGTTAAAATACTTTCTGGAGAATTAGAAGCAACTGAGGGAGAAGTTATTTTTGAAAAAACAAAAAGAATGTCTGTTTTAAAACAAGACCACTTCCAATACGAAGAAGAAGAAGTTTTGAATGTTGTTTTAATGGGAAATAAAAAATTATGGGATATAATGGTAGAAAAAAATGCTATTTATGCAAAAGAAGATTTTACTGATGAAGATGGTATGAGAGCTTCTGAACTTGAAGGAGAGTTTGCTGAACTAAATGGTTGGGAAGCCGAAACTGAAGCTGAAACTTTACTTATGGGATTAAAAATTGGAGCAGAATTACATCACAAATTAATGAAAGAATTAACAGAGCCTGAAAAAGTAAAAGTTTTACTTGCACAAGCACTTTTCGGAGAGCCAGATGTACTACTTTTAGACGAACCTACAAACGGTCTTGATGTTAAAGCAATAGCTTGGCTAGAAAACTTTATTATGGGTCTTGAAAATTCAACAGTTATTGTTGTATCACACGATAGACACTTTTTAAATAAAGTTTGTACTCATATTACAGATATTGATTATGGAAAAATAAAAATGTACGTTGGAAACTATGATTTCTGGTATGAATCAAATGAGCTTATGAAAACTCTAATCAACAATAAAAACAAAAAATTGGAACAAAAAAGACAAGAATTACAAGAATTTATTGCTAGATTTAGTGCTAACGCCTCTAAGTCTAAACAAGCTACTTCAAGAAAGAAACAATTAGAAAAATTACAACTTGAAGATATGCAAATGTCTAACAGAAAATATCCGTTTGTTGAATTTAAATCAGATAGAGAAGCTGGAAACAATATGTTAAAAGTTGAAAATCTAACAAAAACAATAGATGGAGTTAAAGTTCTAGATAATGTATCATTTACAATTGAAACTGGGGATAAAGTTGTTTTCTTAGCTAAAAATGACCTAGTAAAAACTACTCTATTATCTATCTTATCTGGAGAAATAGAGCCTGATTCTGGTTCATATACTTGGGGAGTTACAACAAGTCAAGCATATATGCCAAGAGATAATAGCCAATACTTTAACAATTCTAATTTGAATTTAATTGATTGGTTAAGACCATATTCTCCAGATGAACACGAAGCATTTATAAGAGGTTTCTTAGGTAGAATGTTATTCTCTGGTGATGAAACATTGAAAAAAGTTTCAGTTTTATCAGGAGGAGAAAAAGTTAGATGTATGTTATCAAAATTAATGCTTTCTGGGGCAAATGTATTGTTATTTGATAACCCTAGTGACCACTTAGATTTGGAATCTATTACATCTTTAAACAAAGCTCTTATAAAATTTAATGGAACAATTTTATTTGGAGCACATGACCACGAATTTATTCAAACAGTTGCTAATAGAATAATTGAAATTACTCCTAAAGGTGTCGTTGATAAAATGATGACTTATGATGAATATTTAGAAGATGAAAATATTCAAGCTAGATTGGAAGAAATGTATAATTAA
- a CDS encoding single-stranded DNA-binding protein: protein MNVVILNGRLTRDPELKYGQSGNAYSRFSIAVDRPFSSGENKTADFINCVAFGKTAEFVGEYFRKGRKILLKGSLQMSQYESEGKKLTTYNVIVDNVEFGESKGTSEGSYSNNSYSAPAGNKNNTNNHIEEPSFEEHSGADVDDEFPF from the coding sequence ATGAACGTAGTTATATTGAATGGAAGACTTACAAGAGATCCTGAATTAAAATATGGACAAAGTGGAAATGCTTATTCTAGATTTTCAATAGCTGTTGATAGACCTTTCTCTTCTGGAGAAAATAAAACGGCTGATTTTATAAATTGTGTTGCTTTTGGTAAAACGGCTGAATTTGTTGGTGAATACTTTAGAAAAGGTAGAAAAATATTATTAAAAGGTTCTCTACAAATGAGCCAATATGAAAGTGAAGGTAAAAAGCTTACTACCTATAATGTCATAGTTGATAATGTTGAATTTGGAGAAAGCAAGGGAACTAGTGAAGGTTCTTATTCAAACAATAGTTATTCAGCTCCTGCTGGCAATAAAAATAATACAAATAATCATATTGAAGAACCAAGTTTTGAGGAACATTCTGGAGCAGATGTTGATGATGAGTTCCCATTCTAG
- a CDS encoding cob(I)yrinic acid a,c-diamide adenosyltransferase — MEEKKYVNITKVYTKRGDKGETDLLGGSAARKDSLKVESYGCIDEASSFIGLARFHTKNKVMKDRLKGIQNKMLVLGGFLASDEKGKEMMKDQIKEDDIKLLEEYIDEYNQKLPPLTHFILPGDDGVAAYFHVARTVVRRAERRIVSLTAQEPGLNPLIQKYVNRLSDLMFVLARYSEEVENKKWRSSNLNI; from the coding sequence ATGGAAGAAAAAAAATATGTTAATATTACAAAAGTTTATACTAAAAGAGGAGATAAAGGAGAAACTGACTTACTTGGTGGTAGTGCAGCTAGAAAAGATAGTCTAAAAGTTGAATCTTATGGTTGCATCGATGAGGCATCTTCTTTTATAGGACTTGCAAGATTTCATACAAAAAATAAAGTTATGAAAGATAGATTAAAAGGAATACAAAATAAAATGCTTGTTCTTGGTGGTTTCTTAGCCAGTGATGAAAAAGGTAAAGAAATGATGAAAGATCAAATCAAAGAAGATGATATCAAATTGTTAGAAGAGTATATAGATGAGTATAACCAAAAATTACCTCCTCTAACACATTTTATACTACCTGGTGATGACGGAGTAGCTGCTTACTTTCATGTTGCTAGAACAGTAGTCAGAAGAGCTGAAAGAAGAATTGTATCTCTTACTGCTCAAGAACCTGGTTTAAATCCTCTTATTCAAAAATATGTTAACAGATTATCAGATTTAATGTTTGTTTTAGCAAGATACTCTGAAGAAGTGGAAAATAAAAAATGGAGATCATCTAACTTAAATATTTAG